The proteins below come from a single Pseudochaenichthys georgianus chromosome 14, fPseGeo1.2, whole genome shotgun sequence genomic window:
- the shpk gene encoding sedoheptulokinase: MHGVLFWKAKRGCNWSKRDFFTARDTSQLITWQDGRCSSNFLSSLPNPDSHLSVATGFGCATIFWYMRNRPEFLEDFTVAGTIQDYVVSMLCGLDGCVMTPQNAASWGYFNTSTNQWNTDILKGAGFPLSLLPQCVSSGGWAGQACSDWHGIPAGTPVGAALGDFQCSVYSCMSARTDAVLNISTSAQLTFALPADFKPPDSPQPASSISYVPYFEDSYLAVAASLNGGNVLATFVEMLTSWMKELGVEMSDSCSYEKLINCALNQETSELSVSPTLLGERHATLCLGQVTNISPTNLSLGHVTRALCRGVLHNIMSMMPAERLQQAGVCRIVGSGSAIARNEVLRQEVEKAFPQPVVYGQNADSAVGVAMVLCDLMREAYIIK; this comes from the exons ATGCACGGGGTTTTATTCTGGAAAGCAAAACGCG GTTGTAATTGGTCCAAGAGGGATTTCTTCACAGCCAGAGACACCAGTCAGCTGATCACCTGGCAGGATGGGCGCTGCAGCAGCAACTTCCTGTCCTCACTTCCAAATCCAGACTCACATCTCAGCGTGGCCACAGGCTTTGGCTGTGCAACAATCTTCTGGTACATGAGAAACAG GCCAGAGTTCCTAGAGGACTTCACAGTTGCAGGTACCATCCAGGACTATGTGGTGTCCATGCTGTGTGGTCTGGACGGCTGTGTGATGACGCCCCAGAATGCAGCCAGCTGGGGCTACTTCAACACCTCTACCAACCAGTGGAATACAGACAT TCTGAAGGGGGCCGGCTTCCCTTTGAGCCTGCTTCCTCAGTGTGTGTCATCTGGTGGCTGGGCGGGTCAGGCGTGCTCTGACTGGCATGGTATCCCTGCTGGAACACCAGTAGGGGCCGCTCTGGGAGACTTCCAGTGCTCGGTATACTCCTGCATGAGTGCCAGAACAGACGCAG TTCTTAACATAAGCACCTCAGCCCAGCTGACCTTCGCCTTGCCAGCTGACTTCAAACCTCCAGATTCTCCTCAGCCTGCGTCCTCCATCTCCTACGTTCCCTACTTCGAGGACTCGTACTTGGCGGTGGCAGCTTCACTAAATGGAGGGAATGTACTGGCTACATTTGTGGAGATGCTCACTTCCTGGATGAAAGAGCTTG GTGTAGAGATGAGTGATTCCTGTTCATATGAGAAGCTGATTAATTGCGCCCTGAATCAGGAAACGAGCGAGCTGTCGGTGAGTCCCACTCTCTTGGGGGAAAGGCACGCCACCCTCTGCCTGGGCCAGGTCACCAACATCTCCCCTACCAATCTGTCTCTGGGTCACGTGACCAGGGCGCTGTGCCGCGGAGTCCTGCACAACATCATGTCAATGATGCCTGCTGAGCGTCTGCAGCAGGCGGGGGTCTGCCGGATTGTGGGCAGTGGGAGCGCCATCGCCCGCAATGAGGTGCTGAGGCAGGAGGTGGAGAAGGCGTTTCCTCAACCGGTGGTGTACGGACAAAACGCTGACTCTGCTGTCGGCGTAGCCATGGTCCTCTGTGACCTCATGAGAGAAGCATACATAATCAAGTGA
- the emc6 gene encoding ER membrane protein complex subunit 6, producing MAGVVAKREGPQFISEIAVRGNAAVLDYCRTSVSALSGATAGILGLSGLYGFIFYFLASFLLSLLLILKAGRRWNKCFKSRRLLFTGGLVGGLFTYVLFWTFLYGMVHVY from the coding sequence ATGGCAGGAGTTGTAGCCAAAAGAGAGGGACCACAGTTCATCAGCGAGATAGCCGTGAGGGGAAACGCCGCCGTGCTGGACTACTGCCGCACCTCAGTCTCCGCTCTGTCCGGAGCAACAGCGGGAATCCTCGGGCTGTCTGGACTGTATGGCTTCATTTTTTACTTCCTCGCCTCttttctcctctctctgctgctcatTCTCAAGGCTGGACGGCGGTGgaacaaatgttttaaatcaCGGAGGCTGCTCTTCACCGGGGGCCTTGTTGGAGGTCTTTTCACTTACGTCCTGTTCTGGACTTTCCTCTACGGAATGGTGCACGTGTACTAA